The following are from one region of the Nicotiana tomentosiformis chromosome 7, ASM39032v3, whole genome shotgun sequence genome:
- the LOC117275981 gene encoding uncharacterized protein: MHSAGYFNIIFWFLVIVVIGSESITSDSSAKNSLDSLLQQYAFRELTWPRARTGVPYDAYVPCNLTGIRISALMLRRHNLKRKIYGYYREFFIPSGIIEEPYARKLVLVYQNLANWSSFYYPLPCYTYLTPLLGILAYDAYDLYAKNVPELDILALKDPITIRFPYVQPAPEGSLLKCVYFYPNNWVEFRDVTDGNICLTRIQGHFAIVAEVKVAPCPPPTAPSPSPAAGGIAPSPSPTAGGITPSPSPTAGGIAPSPSPTADGIAPSPSPTADGIAPSPSPTADDHNHQQFNSKMWTISSVFLIFALSGILVVIVKQFRLLEIRQRLHDSAAVVEPLLENTEAPLPLPIGSSN, encoded by the coding sequence ATGCATTCAGCAGGTTATTTCAACATAATTTTCTGGTTTCTTGTTATTGTTGTGATTGGATCTGAATCAATTACTTCAGACTCATCTGCCAAAAACTCACTTGATTCCTTACTTCAGCAATATGCATTCAGGGAATTAACCTGGCCAAGAGCCAGAACTGGTGTTCCTTATGATGCATATGTCCCTTGCAACTTGACAGGAATTAGAATTTCAGCCTTGATGCTCAGACGACACAACTTAAAACGGAAAATCTATGGCTACTATAGAGAATTTTTTATCCCATCTGGTATCATTGAGGAGCCTTATGCAAGGAAACTTGTTCTGGTTTACCAAAACTTGGCTAATTGGTCCTCTTTTTATTATCCTTTGCCTTGTTACACTTATCTAACACCGCTTTTGGGTATCTTGGCTTATGATGCTTATGATTTGTATGCCAAAAATGTACCCGAATTGGATATACTAGCACTGAAAGATCCTATCACCATCAGGTTTCCTTATGTGCAGCCTGCTCCCGAGGGGTCTTTGCTCAAGTGTGTTTATTTCTACCCGAATAATTGGGTCGAGTTTCGCGATGTCACAGATGGAAATATTTGTTTAACCAGAATACAAGGCCATTTTGCTATAGTTGCTGAGGTGAAAGTTGCTCCATGTCCTCCTCCTACTGCCCCGAGTCCTTCACCCGCAGCTGGTGGAATCGCCCCGAGTCCTTCTCCTACAGCAGGTGGAATTACTCCGAGTCCTTCTCCCACAGCTGGTGGAATCGCCCCGAGTCCTTCTCCCACAGCTGATGGAATTGCCCCGAGTCCTTCTCCTACAGCTGATGGAATTGCCCCGAGTCCTTCTCCTACTGCTGATGATCATAATCATCAACAGTTCAACTCTAAAATGTGGACTATTTCATCGGTATTTCTAATATTTGCTCTCTCGGGAATATTGGTTGTTATTGTAAAACAGTTTAGATTATTGGAAATAAGACAGAGGTTGCATGATTCAGCAGCAGTTGTTGAGCCCTTGTTAGAGAACACAGAGGCGCCATTGCCATTGCCCATTGGAAGCTCCAACTAG
- the LOC138896069 gene encoding uncharacterized protein, translating into MHSVGCKYIILWFLIVVVIGSESVTSDSSAKRSLDSLLQEYAFKALRLPETKTGTVYNGSVPSNLSGIRISALMLRRDSLKWRGYGYYNDFFIPTVVIEEPYAEDLVLVYQNIGDWSSYYYSLPGYTYLVPVLGILAYDASDLYATNLPELDILAMEDPITIKFPYVQPAPEGSLPKCVYFYSNNLVEFGDVTDGNICETRIQGHFAIVAEVSVAPSPSPAADEMAPSLPPTPHDNNDHQNNKSEIWIISLVFLVFALFGILFVIVKKFGLLEKRQRLYDSAEIVEPFLRNTEVTLPLEAPSRPLLENDYVL; encoded by the coding sequence ATGCATTCAGTTGGTTGTAAATACATAATTCTATGGTTTCTTATTGTTGTTGTGATTGGATCTGAATCAGTTACTTCAGACTCGTCAGCAAAAAGGTCACTTGATTCTTTACTTCAAGAATATGCTTTCAAGGCATTGAGATTGCCAGAAACTAAAACAGGTACTGTTTATAATGGATCTGTTCCTTCCAATTTGAGTGGGATTAGAATTTCTGCTTTGATGCTTAGAAGAGACAGCTTAAAATGGAGAGGTTATGGTTACTATAATGATTTTTTTATCCCAACTGTGGTCATTGAGGAGCCTTATGCAGAGGATCTTGTTCTGGTTTACCAAAACATTGGTGATTGGTCCTCATATTATTATTCTTTGCCTGGTTACACTTATCTAGTACCAGTTTTGGGAATCTTAGCTTATGATGCTTCTGATTTGTATGCGACAAATTTACCGGAATTGGATATTTTAGCAATGGAAGATCCTATTACTATCAAGTTTCCATATGTGCAGCCTGCACCAGAGGGATCTTTGCCCAAATGTGTTTATTTCTACTCGAATAATTTGGTCGAATTTGGGGATGTTACAGATGGAAATATTTGTGAGACAAGAATACAAGGCCATTTTGCTATAGTTGCTGAGGTGTCAGTTGCTCCAAGTCCTTCTCCTGCTGCTGATGAAATGGCTCCAAGTCTTCCTCCTACTCCTCATGATAATAATGATCATCAAAACAACAAATCTGAAATATGGATTATTTCATTGGTATTTCTAGTTTTTGCTCTGTTCGGAATATTGTTTGTTATTGTAAAAAAGTTTGGATTATTAGAAAAAAGACAGAGGTTGTATGATTCAGCAGAAATTGTTGAGCCCTTTTTAAGGAACACTGAGGTGACATTGCCATTGGAAGCTCCAAGTAGACCATTGCTAGAGAACGACTACGTGCTTTAG